A window of the Serratia sarumanii genome harbors these coding sequences:
- the paaK gene encoding phenylacetate--CoA ligase PaaK: MTINPQPLETIEFASRDEIEALQLARLKWTLHHAYDNVPMYKRKFDQAGVHPDDLKQLSDLARFPYTTKQDLRDNYPFDTFAVPMEQVVRIHASSGTTGRPTVVGYTQRDIDNWADIVARCLRAGGATAKDKVHVAYGYGLFTGGLGAHYGAERLGATVIPMSGGQTERQAQLILDFKPDIIMVTPSYCLTLIDELERKMGGDARGCSLRLGVFGAEPWTEALRHEIETRMGIKALDIYGLSEVMGPGVAMECLESGGGPTIWEDHFLPEIICPETGIALPDGEHGELVFTTLTKEALPVIRYRTRDLTRLLPGDARQMRRMGKITGRSDDMLIIRGVNVFPSQVEEQIMQFEQLSPHYQLQVSRSGHLDTLAVRVELKESALSLSHQQRCDICHQLRHHIKSIVGVSTDVSIANCGDIPRSEGKAQRVVDLRPR; this comes from the coding sequence ATGACAATAAATCCACAGCCCCTCGAAACGATCGAATTCGCCTCGCGCGATGAGATTGAAGCGTTGCAGTTGGCGCGTCTGAAGTGGACGCTGCACCACGCCTACGACAATGTGCCGATGTACAAACGCAAGTTCGACCAGGCCGGCGTGCATCCCGACGATCTCAAACAGCTGAGCGATCTGGCGCGCTTCCCTTACACCACCAAGCAGGATCTGCGCGACAACTACCCGTTCGACACCTTCGCGGTGCCGATGGAACAGGTGGTGCGCATCCACGCCTCCTCGGGCACCACCGGCCGCCCGACGGTGGTGGGTTACACCCAGCGCGACATCGATAACTGGGCCGATATCGTCGCCCGCTGTCTGCGCGCCGGCGGCGCCACCGCCAAAGACAAGGTGCACGTCGCCTACGGTTACGGCCTGTTCACCGGCGGCCTGGGCGCGCACTACGGCGCGGAGCGGCTCGGCGCGACGGTGATCCCGATGTCCGGCGGCCAGACGGAACGCCAGGCGCAGCTGATCCTCGATTTCAAACCCGACATCATCATGGTGACACCGTCCTATTGCCTGACGCTGATCGACGAGCTGGAACGCAAGATGGGCGGCGACGCGCGCGGCTGCTCGCTGCGGCTCGGCGTGTTCGGCGCCGAACCCTGGACCGAAGCCCTGCGCCACGAAATCGAAACCCGCATGGGCATCAAGGCGCTGGATATTTACGGCCTGTCGGAAGTGATGGGGCCGGGCGTGGCAATGGAGTGTCTGGAGAGCGGCGGCGGCCCGACCATTTGGGAAGACCACTTCCTGCCGGAGATCATCTGCCCGGAAACCGGCATCGCCCTGCCGGACGGCGAGCACGGCGAACTGGTGTTCACCACCCTGACCAAAGAGGCGCTGCCGGTGATCCGCTACCGCACCCGCGATCTCACCCGGCTGCTGCCGGGCGACGCGCGCCAGATGCGCCGCATGGGCAAAATCACCGGCCGCTCCGACGACATGCTGATCATCCGCGGCGTCAACGTCTTCCCGTCGCAGGTGGAAGAGCAGATCATGCAGTTCGAGCAGCTGTCGCCGCACTACCAGCTGCAGGTCAGCCGCAGCGGGCACCTGGACACGCTGGCGGTGCGCGTCGAACTGAAAGAATCGGCGCTCAGCCTCAGCCATCAACAGCGTTGCGACATCTGCCACCAGCTGCGCCACCACATCAAATCGATCGTGGGCGTCAGCACCGACGTCAGCATCGCCAACTGCGGCGATATTCCGCGCTCGGAAGGCAAAGCGCAGCGCGTGGTCGATTTGCGGCCGCGCTGA
- a CDS encoding alpha/beta hydrolase: MKQLAGSYDNGAAVDNEDAILTSFQTRSAAIYHQAKHEKNIAYGESERETIDWLYSAKQHQGTLIFIHGGYWQCCDKADFAFIAAGPLALGFDVVLVEYALAPAVNLDAICRQVGAALDAIQRRLPPHYAHPVHLCGHSAGGHLAAFWQRHALVDAVFPVSGLFELAPLQESYVNRALQLTARQIETLSPARRLPARSKPLTLYYGADELPELIGQSQHYHAALRQGGLPADLVAVPGANHFTILDALFAADGALLRQLDHHGNH, from the coding sequence ATGAAACAACTTGCGGGGAGCTATGACAACGGTGCCGCGGTGGATAATGAAGACGCTATTTTGACTTCATTTCAAACTCGCAGCGCGGCTATTTATCATCAGGCGAAGCATGAAAAGAATATTGCGTATGGCGAAAGCGAACGCGAGACGATTGATTGGCTTTATTCTGCAAAGCAGCACCAGGGCACGTTAATTTTTATTCACGGCGGCTATTGGCAATGCTGCGATAAGGCAGATTTCGCCTTTATCGCCGCCGGGCCGTTGGCGTTGGGTTTTGACGTGGTGCTGGTGGAATATGCGCTGGCGCCGGCGGTTAATCTTGACGCTATTTGTCGCCAGGTGGGGGCGGCGCTTGATGCCATTCAGCGTCGTCTGCCCCCGCACTATGCCCATCCGGTGCATCTGTGCGGCCATTCCGCCGGCGGGCATCTGGCGGCGTTTTGGCAGCGGCATGCGTTGGTGGATGCGGTCTTTCCCGTCAGCGGCCTGTTCGAACTGGCGCCGCTGCAAGAGAGCTATGTCAACCGGGCGCTGCAGCTGACCGCGCGGCAGATTGAAACGCTCAGCCCGGCGCGCCGGTTGCCGGCGCGCAGTAAGCCGCTCACGTTGTATTACGGCGCTGATGAGCTGCCGGAACTGATCGGCCAGTCGCAGCACTATCACGCGGCGCTGCGCCAAGGCGGGCTGCCGGCCGATCTGGTCGCGGTGCCCGGCGCCAATCATTTCACCATTCTGGATGCGTTGTTCGCCGCCGACGGCGCGCTGCTTCGCCAACTTGACCACCACGGGAACCACTGA
- the pcaF gene encoding 3-oxoadipyl-CoA thiolase: protein MNQAFICDGVRTPIGRYGGALAQVRADDLAALPLRVLLERHLQVDWAQLDDVILGCANQAGEDNRNLARMALLLAGLPVGVSGTTVNRLCGSGLDALAMAARSIKAGDAGLLLAGGAESMTRAPLVMGKADSAFSRQAQLYDTTLGWRFVNPRMQAEFGTDSMPETAENVAAQFNISRADQDAFALRSQQRAARAQALGHLAQEIAPVSLSGKKGAVTLFSQDEHPRPDTTFEQLQALKTPFRQPGSVTAGNASGLNDGAAALIVASEAMAARQGLTPRARIVATATCGVEPRLMGIGPLPATRKVLEIAGLSLAQMDVIELNEAFAAQALAVMRQLGLPDDAPQVNPNGGAIALGHPLGMSGARLALSALFELERRAGRYALCTMCIGVGQGIAMIIERV from the coding sequence ATGAATCAGGCATTTATCTGCGACGGCGTGCGCACCCCGATCGGCCGCTATGGCGGCGCGCTGGCCCAGGTGCGCGCCGACGACCTCGCCGCCCTGCCGCTACGCGTGCTGTTGGAACGCCATCTGCAGGTAGATTGGGCGCAGCTGGACGACGTGATCCTCGGCTGCGCCAACCAGGCCGGGGAAGACAACCGCAACCTGGCGCGTATGGCGCTGCTGCTGGCCGGATTGCCGGTCGGCGTTTCCGGCACCACGGTAAACCGCCTGTGCGGTTCAGGCCTGGATGCGCTGGCGATGGCGGCGCGCAGCATCAAGGCCGGCGACGCCGGGCTGCTGCTGGCGGGCGGCGCGGAATCGATGACCCGTGCGCCGCTGGTGATGGGCAAGGCCGACAGCGCCTTCAGCCGCCAGGCGCAGCTGTACGACACCACCCTCGGCTGGCGCTTCGTCAATCCGCGGATGCAGGCCGAGTTCGGCACCGATTCGATGCCGGAGACCGCCGAAAACGTCGCGGCGCAGTTCAACATCAGCCGTGCCGATCAGGACGCCTTTGCGCTGCGCAGCCAGCAGCGCGCCGCCCGGGCGCAGGCGCTGGGCCACCTGGCGCAGGAAATAGCCCCCGTCAGCCTCAGCGGCAAAAAAGGTGCGGTGACGCTGTTTAGCCAGGATGAACACCCGCGCCCCGACACCACCTTCGAGCAGCTGCAGGCGCTGAAAACCCCGTTCCGTCAGCCCGGCAGCGTCACCGCCGGCAACGCCTCGGGCCTGAACGACGGTGCGGCGGCGCTGATCGTCGCCTCCGAAGCGATGGCGGCGCGCCAGGGGCTGACGCCGCGCGCGCGCATCGTTGCCACCGCCACCTGCGGCGTGGAGCCGCGGCTGATGGGCATCGGCCCGCTGCCCGCCACCCGCAAGGTGCTGGAAATCGCCGGGCTGAGCCTGGCGCAGATGGACGTTATCGAACTGAACGAAGCGTTCGCCGCCCAGGCGCTGGCGGTGATGCGCCAGCTTGGCCTGCCGGACGATGCCCCGCAGGTCAACCCCAACGGCGGCGCGATCGCTCTGGGACATCCGCTGGGCATGAGCGGCGCGCGCCTGGCGCTGTCCGCCCTGTTTGAACTGGAACGGCGAGCCGGCCGCTACGCGCTTTGCACCATGTGCATCGGCGTCGGCCAGGGCATCGCCATGATCATTGAGCGTGTCTGA
- the paaI gene encoding hydroxyphenylacetyl-CoA thioesterase PaaI, with protein sequence MNANTPRALAQRCAEQMFQQDTCAQAMGMHIDAVDAGYAQVSMTVGPQMLNGHQTCHGGQLFSLADTAFAYACNSQGLAAVASGCSIDFVRPALAGDRLTASAEMRHQGKATGLYDVEIVNQLGKTVAWFRGRAHRLGHSILGDQA encoded by the coding sequence ATGAACGCCAATACGCCGCGCGCGCTGGCTCAGCGCTGCGCCGAACAGATGTTCCAGCAAGATACCTGCGCTCAGGCGATGGGAATGCACATCGACGCCGTCGACGCCGGATACGCTCAGGTCAGCATGACTGTCGGCCCGCAGATGCTCAACGGCCACCAGACCTGCCACGGCGGCCAGCTGTTCAGCCTGGCGGACACCGCCTTCGCCTACGCCTGCAACAGCCAGGGGTTGGCGGCGGTGGCCTCCGGCTGCAGCATCGACTTCGTCCGCCCGGCGCTGGCCGGCGACCGCCTCACCGCCAGCGCGGAGATGCGCCATCAGGGCAAAGCCACCGGGCTGTATGACGTCGAGATCGTTAACCAACTGGGCAAAACCGTCGCCTGGTTCCGCGGCCGCGCGCACCGCCTCGGCCACAGCATTTTAGGAGATCAGGCATGA
- a CDS encoding RidA family protein, whose translation MREIVATGLPEIGQPFSWATRGGGMLFTAHGPVRADGSIETGAPEQQIALTFDNLAQTLKAAGSHSDKVLQVMVYLTDVNDVKLLDDIYRKYFNYPYPNRSTVIVDKLVVPGMKIEITVSAIA comes from the coding sequence ATGCGCGAAATCGTAGCGACCGGGCTGCCGGAGATCGGCCAGCCTTTTTCCTGGGCCACCCGGGGCGGCGGCATGCTGTTTACCGCCCACGGCCCGGTGCGGGCAGACGGCAGCATCGAGACCGGCGCGCCTGAGCAACAGATTGCGTTAACCTTCGACAACCTGGCCCAGACGCTGAAGGCGGCAGGCAGCCACAGCGATAAGGTGCTGCAGGTAATGGTTTATCTCACCGACGTTAACGACGTTAAATTGCTCGATGATATTTACCGGAAATACTTTAATTATCCTTATCCCAATCGCTCCACGGTTATTGTCGATAAATTGGTGGTGCCGGGAATGAAAATAGAAATTACCGTCAGCGCCATCGCCTGA
- a CDS encoding aromatic amino acid transaminase, whose amino-acid sequence MFKQIAPSAADPIMSLMEAYLQDPNPKKVNLGIGLYYDRQGNIPLMQAVEAAEQRLLALRRPHGYPPIEGSPQFARQVQALLFGEQQAAEIATVQTVGGSGALKLAADFLRHFLARGDIWVSAPTWANHWAIFEGAGLQVNTYPYFDEAAGGLRFAAMLDALDSLPPGSVVLLHPCCHNPTGTDLTAEQWRATLAVLQRRKLLPLFDIAYQGFGDGLEEDCFALREALKTDLPFLVCNSFSKNVALYGQRLGALSVRCADAENAANVKGALKTLIRRSYSCPPTHGSQIVETLLGDAELGELWRNELAEMRVRIKQMREQLAAGLARGGSSLDHQRIRDQRGMFSYTGLNEAQLQTLRQRYAIYLVSPGRMCLPGLNPGNIDYVTAAILDVTRTV is encoded by the coding sequence ATGTTTAAACAGATTGCACCTTCTGCAGCCGATCCTATTATGTCGCTGATGGAAGCCTATTTGCAGGACCCCAATCCGAAAAAAGTGAATTTAGGCATTGGGCTCTATTACGACCGGCAGGGGAATATTCCGCTGATGCAGGCGGTGGAGGCCGCCGAGCAGCGGTTGCTGGCGCTGCGTCGCCCGCACGGCTATCCGCCGATCGAAGGTTCGCCGCAGTTCGCTCGCCAGGTGCAGGCGCTGCTGTTCGGCGAGCAACAGGCGGCCGAGATCGCCACGGTGCAGACCGTCGGCGGCTCCGGTGCGCTAAAGTTGGCGGCGGATTTTTTGCGCCACTTTCTGGCGCGCGGTGACATTTGGGTATCCGCTCCCACCTGGGCCAATCACTGGGCGATATTTGAAGGAGCCGGGCTGCAGGTGAATACCTATCCCTACTTTGACGAAGCGGCGGGAGGCCTGCGTTTCGCCGCCATGCTCGACGCGCTGGACAGCCTGCCGCCCGGCAGCGTAGTCCTGTTACATCCTTGCTGCCATAACCCGACCGGCACCGATCTGACGGCGGAGCAGTGGCGCGCCACGCTCGCCGTGCTGCAGCGGCGTAAGCTGCTGCCGCTGTTCGATATCGCCTATCAGGGCTTCGGCGACGGGCTGGAGGAGGATTGCTTTGCGTTGCGCGAAGCGCTGAAAACCGATCTGCCGTTTTTGGTCTGCAACTCGTTTTCCAAAAACGTGGCGCTGTACGGCCAGCGGCTGGGCGCGCTGTCGGTGCGCTGCGCCGATGCGGAAAACGCCGCCAACGTCAAAGGTGCGTTAAAAACGCTGATCCGCCGCAGCTACTCCTGCCCGCCGACGCACGGTAGCCAGATCGTGGAGACCCTGCTCGGCGACGCCGAACTCGGTGAGCTTTGGCGCAATGAGCTGGCGGAAATGCGCGTGCGCATCAAGCAGATGCGTGAGCAGCTGGCCGCCGGCCTGGCGCGGGGCGGCTCTTCGCTGGATCACCAGCGTATACGCGATCAGCGCGGCATGTTCAGCTATACCGGCCTGAACGAAGCTCAGCTGCAGACCCTGCGGCAGCGCTACGCCATCTATCTGGTTTCGCCCGGCCGCATGTGCCTGCCGGGGCTCAACCCCGGCAATATTGACTACGTGACCGCCGCCATTCTCGACGTCACCCGTACCGTCTAA
- the paaX gene encoding phenylacetic acid degradation operon negative regulatory protein PaaX, whose protein sequence is MEHKLDEFIRHAVDAQPISGTSLIISLYGDALSHRGGEVWLGSLSALLEAFGFGDRFVRTSVFRLQKEGWLAVEKIGRRSFYRVTEQGMRQFRHAESKIYLREQPAWDGKWELLLLESAEKNARARLKKELGWLGFGQIANNLMAAPTHAQTDVTALLGELNASEQVIYFRADYPYNRSEQTLQKLVADCWSLSEVAAGYHEFIVSFRPLMALLREVDPAALTPLRCFQIKLLLIHFFRRVVLKDPLLPDALLPAQWEGQIARNLCINLYQQVDRAATEYVSALAETTIGALPAPAAGYYRRFGGLPRDPTY, encoded by the coding sequence ATGGAACATAAACTGGATGAGTTCATTCGCCATGCCGTCGACGCGCAGCCGATCAGCGGCACCTCGCTGATCATTTCGCTGTACGGCGACGCGCTCAGCCACCGCGGCGGCGAAGTGTGGCTCGGCAGCCTGAGCGCGCTGCTGGAGGCCTTCGGCTTCGGCGATCGCTTCGTGCGCACCTCGGTGTTCCGCCTGCAGAAAGAGGGTTGGCTGGCGGTGGAGAAAATAGGCCGCCGCAGCTTCTACCGCGTGACCGAGCAGGGGATGCGCCAGTTCCGCCACGCCGAATCGAAAATCTATCTGCGCGAGCAGCCCGCCTGGGACGGCAAGTGGGAGCTGTTGCTGCTGGAAAGCGCCGAAAAAAACGCGCGCGCGCGGCTGAAAAAAGAGCTGGGCTGGCTCGGGTTCGGGCAAATCGCCAACAACCTGATGGCCGCCCCCACCCATGCGCAAACCGACGTGACGGCGCTGCTCGGCGAGCTGAACGCCAGCGAGCAGGTGATTTATTTCCGCGCCGATTATCCCTACAACCGCTCCGAGCAAACCCTGCAGAAATTGGTGGCCGACTGCTGGTCGCTGAGCGAGGTGGCGGCCGGCTATCACGAGTTTATCGTCTCCTTCCGGCCGCTGATGGCGCTGCTGCGCGAAGTCGATCCGGCGGCGCTGACGCCGCTGCGCTGTTTCCAGATTAAGCTATTATTGATTCACTTCTTCCGTCGCGTGGTGTTGAAAGATCCGCTGCTGCCGGACGCGCTGCTGCCCGCGCAGTGGGAGGGCCAGATCGCCCGCAACCTGTGCATCAATCTTTATCAGCAGGTCGATCGCGCCGCAACGGAGTACGTCAGCGCGCTGGCGGAAACCACCATCGGCGCCCTGCCCGCGCCGGCCGCCGGCTACTATCGGCGCTTCGGCGGCCTGCCGCGCGACCCTACATATTAA
- a CDS encoding amino acid permease, protein MPQMNDFEHIARRQGGLNKHLTAGQMSMLAIGGAIGTGLFLGSAYAIQMAGPAVLLSYLIGGVIALLLMGSLAEMTSEHPTPGSFGDYAEFYLGPLFGFLVRYSYWSCVVLAVGTEVTAIGMYMQFWFPATPTWPWVLLFSAAVIVVNVIGVKSFGQVEYALSTVKVTAIVAFILIGIGMLAFSGNPAYGLRNLTAGGFMPFGVKGMWFATIVSIFSYLSIEMIAVAAGEAKNPVIAVKAAFKGTLVRLFIFYMLSIALMLAIVPWRQSGTGESPFLMAMNVIHLPAAAGIFNFIVLVAALSAMNSQLYITTRMMFSLSRAGQAPAALGRVSRRGIPVNALAMSCIGIVVSIVLSLVAPETSFAAMMSISVYGACFTWLMIFVTHLFFRRRHRQTHLKFRMWGFPYTTLLGAGLMAALMISTAFTEFFRMTLWFGIPFTLLLVAAYRFQSRRAAAPSPFKAPEVE, encoded by the coding sequence ATGCCACAGATGAATGATTTTGAGCATATCGCCCGCCGTCAGGGCGGGTTGAACAAGCATCTTACCGCCGGGCAGATGTCGATGCTGGCGATCGGCGGCGCCATCGGCACCGGGCTGTTTCTCGGCAGTGCCTACGCCATTCAGATGGCGGGGCCGGCGGTATTGCTGAGCTACCTGATCGGCGGCGTTATTGCGCTGCTGTTGATGGGCAGCCTGGCGGAAATGACCTCCGAACACCCGACGCCCGGCTCGTTCGGCGACTACGCCGAATTCTATCTCGGCCCGCTGTTCGGTTTTCTGGTGCGTTATTCCTACTGGTCTTGCGTGGTGCTGGCGGTGGGCACCGAAGTTACCGCCATCGGCATGTACATGCAGTTCTGGTTCCCGGCGACGCCGACCTGGCCGTGGGTGCTGCTGTTCTCGGCGGCGGTGATCGTCGTCAATGTGATCGGCGTGAAGTCGTTCGGCCAGGTGGAATACGCGCTGTCCACCGTCAAAGTGACGGCGATCGTGGCGTTCATTCTGATCGGCATCGGCATGCTGGCGTTCTCGGGCAACCCGGCTTACGGCCTGCGCAATCTGACCGCCGGCGGCTTCATGCCGTTTGGCGTCAAGGGCATGTGGTTCGCAACGATCGTGTCTATCTTCAGCTACCTGAGCATTGAAATGATCGCGGTGGCCGCCGGCGAGGCGAAAAATCCGGTGATTGCGGTGAAGGCGGCGTTCAAGGGCACCCTCGTGCGGCTGTTCATCTTCTACATGCTGTCGATCGCTCTGATGCTGGCCATCGTGCCCTGGCGCCAGTCCGGCACCGGTGAAAGCCCGTTCCTGATGGCGATGAACGTCATCCATCTGCCCGCCGCCGCCGGTATTTTCAACTTTATCGTGCTGGTGGCGGCGCTGTCGGCGATGAACAGCCAGCTGTATATCACCACCCGCATGATGTTCTCGCTGTCGCGCGCCGGGCAGGCGCCGGCGGCATTGGGGCGCGTCAGCCGGCGCGGCATTCCGGTCAATGCGCTGGCGATGTCGTGCATCGGCATCGTGGTGTCTATCGTGCTGAGCCTGGTGGCACCGGAAACCTCGTTCGCCGCCATGATGTCTATCTCGGTGTATGGCGCCTGCTTTACCTGGCTGATGATTTTCGTCACCCATCTGTTCTTCCGCCGCCGGCACCGGCAGACTCACCTGAAATTCCGCATGTGGGGGTTCCCCTATACCACCTTGCTGGGCGCCGGGCTGATGGCGGCGCTGATGATCTCGACCGCGTTTACCGAATTCTTCCGTATGACGCTGTGGTTCGGTATTCCGTTCACCTTGCTGCTGGTGGCGGCCTACCGCTTCCAGAGCCGCCGCGCGGCTGCGCCGTCGCCGTTCAAGGCGCCGGAGGTGGAGTAA
- the paaY gene encoding phenylacetic acid degradation protein PaaY, whose translation MPVYQIDGLTPVVDPSSYVHPTAVLIGDVIVGKHVYIGPNASLRGDFGRLVICDGANIQDNCVMHGFPQQDTVVEEDGHIGHGAILHGCRIRRNAMVGMNAVVMDGAEIGENTIVGAMAFVKAAAVIEANKLVVGSPARVLRDLTEQELAWKIAGTREYQDLVQRCKSSLREVAPLTEIEPGRQRLSFGDHLIPKSQL comes from the coding sequence ATGCCTGTGTATCAGATTGACGGCCTGACGCCGGTCGTTGACCCCAGCAGTTACGTGCACCCGACGGCGGTGCTGATCGGCGACGTGATCGTCGGCAAACACGTGTACATCGGCCCGAACGCCAGCCTGCGCGGCGATTTTGGCCGCCTGGTGATCTGCGACGGCGCCAACATTCAGGACAACTGCGTGATGCACGGCTTCCCGCAGCAGGACACGGTGGTGGAAGAAGACGGCCATATCGGGCATGGCGCCATCCTGCACGGCTGCCGTATTCGCCGCAATGCGATGGTGGGCATGAATGCGGTGGTGATGGACGGTGCGGAGATCGGCGAGAACACCATCGTCGGCGCGATGGCGTTCGTCAAAGCCGCGGCGGTGATCGAAGCCAACAAGCTGGTGGTCGGCAGCCCGGCGCGCGTGTTGCGCGATCTGACCGAGCAAGAACTGGCCTGGAAGATCGCCGGCACCCGCGAATATCAGGATCTGGTTCAGCGCTGCAAATCCTCGCTGCGCGAAGTGGCGCCGCTGACCGAAATCGAACCGGGCCGCCAGCGCCTGAGCTTCGGCGACCACCTGATCCCGAAAAGCCAGCTGTAA
- a CDS encoding 3-hydroxyacyl-CoA dehydrogenase, protein MNAPLLNGQVAVIGAGTMGIGIAQVAAAAGHPVRLFDIAPAAAQRAIDDLARRLRQRVDGGKADAAPTEALLARLERADSLEQLADCTLVIEAVAENLAIKQSLFRDLEAICSPTTLFVSNTSSLSITAIAGALQHPQRMAGLHFFNPAPLMKLVEIVSGLETGTDTLAALQALAQRWGKQSVVCRSTPGFIVNRVARPFYAETLRALEERVADAATLDAVLRDAGGFAMGPLQLTDLIGQDVNYAVTDSVYQAFYQDPRFTPSLMQQELVAAGRLGRKSGRGFYRYDAPQSADAIAFAPPAQAAVPQRVTLHGDWSSLADLAQLLSENAGAIKQPGQTSPHVTIDDVTLMLTNGKTAGQLADERGTPVVLFDLCADYAHASAIAISCAAQNDAQHNANAIRLLQSLGKQVIPLPDYPGLLTMRTLAMLANEALDVVNKGVASAEDTDLAMLRGVNYPRGPLAWGAALGWRHILTTLENLQRYYGEARYRPMPLLRRYAFPASFPGAER, encoded by the coding sequence ATGAACGCGCCCCTTCTTAACGGCCAGGTGGCGGTGATCGGCGCCGGTACCATGGGCATCGGCATCGCCCAGGTGGCCGCCGCCGCCGGCCACCCGGTGCGGCTGTTCGATATCGCGCCCGCCGCCGCCCAGCGCGCGATCGACGATCTCGCTCGCCGCCTGCGCCAGCGGGTAGACGGCGGCAAGGCCGACGCCGCGCCCACCGAAGCGCTGCTGGCGCGCCTCGAACGCGCCGACTCGCTCGAGCAGCTGGCCGACTGCACGCTGGTGATTGAAGCGGTGGCGGAAAATTTGGCGATTAAGCAGAGCCTGTTCCGCGATCTGGAGGCGATCTGCTCGCCCACGACACTGTTCGTAAGCAATACCTCTTCGCTGTCGATCACCGCCATCGCCGGCGCACTGCAACACCCGCAGCGCATGGCCGGGCTGCACTTCTTCAACCCAGCGCCGCTGATGAAACTGGTGGAGATCGTCAGCGGTCTGGAGACCGGTACCGATACCCTCGCCGCGCTGCAGGCCCTGGCGCAGCGCTGGGGTAAGCAAAGCGTCGTGTGCCGCTCGACGCCGGGATTTATCGTCAACCGCGTGGCGCGGCCGTTCTATGCCGAAACCCTGCGCGCGCTGGAGGAACGGGTGGCCGACGCCGCCACGCTGGACGCGGTATTGCGCGACGCCGGCGGTTTCGCCATGGGCCCGCTGCAGTTGACCGATCTGATCGGCCAGGACGTCAATTACGCCGTGACCGACTCGGTGTATCAGGCCTTCTATCAGGATCCGCGCTTCACTCCCTCACTGATGCAGCAGGAGCTGGTGGCCGCCGGGCGCCTCGGCCGCAAGTCCGGCCGCGGTTTCTACCGCTACGACGCACCGCAATCCGCCGACGCGATCGCCTTTGCGCCACCGGCGCAGGCCGCAGTGCCGCAACGCGTTACGCTGCACGGCGACTGGTCTTCGCTAGCCGATTTGGCGCAGCTGTTAAGCGAAAATGCGGGGGCGATCAAACAACCCGGCCAGACCAGCCCACACGTCACGATCGACGACGTTACACTGATGTTAACCAATGGTAAAACCGCCGGCCAACTGGCCGACGAACGGGGAACGCCCGTGGTGCTGTTCGATCTCTGTGCCGACTATGCGCACGCCTCCGCCATAGCCATCAGCTGCGCGGCGCAAAACGATGCGCAACACAATGCCAACGCGATTCGCCTGCTGCAGTCCCTCGGCAAGCAGGTCATTCCGTTGCCGGATTACCCTGGCCTGCTGACGATGCGCACCCTGGCCATGCTGGCCAACGAAGCGCTCGACGTGGTGAACAAAGGCGTCGCCAGCGCCGAAGATACCGATCTGGCGATGCTGCGCGGCGTCAACTATCCGCGCGGGCCGCTGGCCTGGGGCGCCGCGCTCGGCTGGCGCCACATTCTGACGACGCTGGAAAACCTGCAACGCTATTACGGCGAAGCGCGCTATCGCCCGATGCCGCTGCTACGCCGCTACGCTTTCCCCGCCTCTTTCCCAGGAGCCGAACGATGA